The genomic segment CACACCTATCAAATAACTAAACAATGAATggacagacagagattatttATTACGTAACCATGAAATAAAGGGATCAGTTGTATTTAAAACCATAGAAGTCAACAGAGTAGTGGATAATGCACACATATCAGATAAGTGAacaatatatagatagacagacggaTAAACAGACAATTAGCCTAGCTTAGACTCACTTTTGGCGGGCATAACTTTGATAATCCAGCTACATGGGAAAATTGAGATATAAtgctttccatctttcttttaccTTTAGCACTCCATGGAAAACGACAAAGGTAATGCACGCAGTTCATTTTTGTTACCAAAACACAGCAATTTTTACGTATTATAACAAATGTGTAACAGTTTTGAAATGTAGCGTTACTCTGAGAAACGTATTCACACCACACCTACACCAGCAACGAACAGATATGTGATTATCATTTATACACAGCTCGACAGTGAAAAACAGCACTCGAAAAGGGTCATTGCAGCTGCCACCGTCATCTACATAGCCATCGGATTTCTGGTGTTCGTCTTCGTGCCAGCAATTATATTCACGGCCATAGAAGACTGGTCGTATTTAGAGTCTGTGTATTACTGCTTCATCACGCTGACCACCATCGGCTTTGGAGACTTCGTCACGGGTAAGAACAGCACCAAGGGGTTTACTCAGCACCGTATTGATGTTAGGTCTAGGATTTTTTTCAATCGACTGAGCATCCTCGTCGTCAAATGTAGTGGTCACATACTGCAGGAAACTCGAAAAATCAGCAGGTTGAACATATCTCTATTCCAGAATATAACAACaaactacagaaaaatacaaagaataagtaacgaaaataaatatgtaaacaaaaaaaagtttcagcagttaagaaacttaagaaacaagtaattaatagataaacagCATATAATATTcaacatagagaaagagagaaataacaatttTGGGGTAGATTGCATCTTTACACTAAATGCTCATATTTTCATTATgagggttttttctttctttgacattttGAAGAAATTTCACTTTAGTGATCGGAAACCTTCAACCTTTTCCACAAATCATTTTTAGTAATGTTGCATTGTTTAACGTACTTAGGATCGCAACTGCATTGTATTCAGAAGATCAGAGTTGTAGAGGCACATATTTGATTACCTTCGACGAATCGTTCTGGAATGTTACTGACTTTTAAACACCTCTCAAACAGGTAACAGGTCAAAGGGCAGCAGCTACTTGTACGTGTACCAGGTCGGAGTCATCTTGTGGATCATGATAGGACTCGGCTACTGGGTGATGGTGGCTAACTTTATCATGAAGGCGTTGCAGTCCAAGAAGCTGCAGAGTTCCGTGCTCCGCAGTGcggaggaaatgaagaaaatcatgCAACAAATGGGCATCAAAAACAATGATCCGAGATTCCTCAGACAACATTCCAAAGCGACTGTTAACTTCATGCTGCAGGTGAGGGCGGTCACACGGGAAACCAGTTACGTCAGGGGTTCTATACCTAAGCCTAGCAGGGGCTGTCAAGGAGATATTTCAACAAGTAACATAGTAATAAATACTATGAAGTTTTAAAATGTAcaatggctattattattattattattattattattattattattattattattattattattattattattattattattcaggagatacactttattcatgtggaacaaactcACAGGggactggcttgaaattcaggctttcaaacaatatggtgttcatttgaaggaagttacagaagatattagaaaatgcagaaagatcagttattaggacaGAAAAACTCATaaagtaataaatcaataattaaataacagataaaactATAAGTAAATGGTGCTAATGgtgtctattaatactttcaaACTTGACAAAACCCATATTGAGGGTaagcaaaatattttaactttattaacaaataaaaagctGGGTACTTTCCATTCCAAGCAATTATCCTCAAAATctacaattttacaattttcactgattcacttatcttaaaaactttttatgccgtaagaaatacattataattatCTATTTCTATACTTTTAAGTTCATAAATAACGTTACAAAGTCTTTAAACTATCCACATTTATGACGATAATCATTCTCATATTTCATCAACAGcacttatgtttaaaaaaatttcatgtcgTAAGAAATACCTTGCAATTAGCAAGTTATTTCTATATTACCACATTCATAAATAACGTTGAAAAGTCTTAAAACTACCggcaagaaaattactttttttgaaaTCTCTCGCATCCCAAAACAAAGCTGCATGAAGAAGAGCGCGAGAGAACAACCAATCACGTGTATGATATGTTGAACTTGAAGACTAACTTCTGGGGTAAATACAAGGACGAGGTCTGTGATATCTGCAGAGTGGAGGGGGACAGCACGGAACATTCATTCAGGTGTAAAACCacacgaaaaacaaaaagatcaTGACACTTGAGAGACCCTAAAATCCCCTAACAGGAAACTGGGGGAATATATAAGGCTGGCCCTGAAAATTAAGATTGTTAACCTGGAAAGCGATGGATGTCAAAGCTAATAACATGAATCTGcctcagttaaaaagaaaaagaaatgaaagggggcgGGTTAAAAGTaaagtggaaatattttgtaatatctaGTCTAGAAACATCTTCAATTTTTCGGAGTTATTGTTACAGAAAAGGGCAATggacaagaattaaaataaacacttTGAAGAactttaaagtaaagtaaaactaaagaCAATTAAAAGTGTAAAAAACAAGGGAATAAAGCTCTGCACCTCACGCGAACAGCGTAGCGTGCCCGCAACTGTTTGTGGggtgagcgcttaggaaccaggaactcTAAGTCTCTTGCTCACTCTCCTTCTCACTGCAGCTGAGCAACATCATCGCGGTGCAGGGCGGGATGGATCCCATGATGAAGGACGACGACGACCCGGAGTCCCCTTCGTCGCCTGGCGGTACCTCGACGACCACGTCCTCCAGCGGGCCGTTCTCTCCCGTGTCCTCGCCCCACGTCATACCCGGGATTTCGGCGCTCTTCGGCCCCAACATCAACCGCACCAACCCGCTGGCGCAGCTGATAGGTCCCCTCGGCTTAGCTAAGGTATGACACACGAGAGCGGATACTTAGGCCTATGCAGTGGAATGTGTCAAAGCAATTATCTATGCAAAGCCTCTCTtcaccgcagagagagagagagagagagagagagagagaaagtgaatttCAAATAAGTAGGTGAAGAGATGTGCATATAACGAATTACTGTCACAACAAAAT from the Macrobrachium rosenbergii isolate ZJJX-2024 chromosome 43, ASM4041242v1, whole genome shotgun sequence genome contains:
- the LOC136828833 gene encoding potassium channel subfamily K member 16-like isoform X3, translating into MNSLQSLILCIVYAAFLVLGAITFMHIEYEISEKLQVKELREWTRLKELALLEDSPEDELLALAMWLPKNCSIVPDPVLQTLISPGSQAESVKEIEKICPHIRNEDSTVTVLYPWSFIDALYFSMTVSTTIGYGHISPSGNAGKVVCMIYALVGIPLTGILLAWTSEFFGEKLFQLFKSKLDSEKQHSKRVIAAATVIYIAIGFLVFVFVPAIIFTAIEDWSYLESVYYCFITLTTIGFGDFVTGNRSKGSSYLYVYQVGVILWIMIGLGYWVMVANFIMKALQSKKLQSSVLRSAEEMKKIMQQMGIKNNDPRFLRQHSKATVNFMLQLSNIIAVQGGMDPMMKDDDDPESPSSPGGTSTTTSSSGPFSPVSSPHVIPGISALFGPNINRTNPLAQLIGPLGLAKENGDSKCKQDFTSVTVSTS